From a region of the Coffea arabica cultivar ET-39 chromosome 3e, Coffea Arabica ET-39 HiFi, whole genome shotgun sequence genome:
- the LOC113736427 gene encoding amino acid transporter AVT6C-like, with protein sequence MDPRLEIEELSIKFSQRQGRKVSAAFLDGWMRFFCPLCLIFEQILLVNGLVVHPIGVELGKPAAMVSAVRISLVLCGAIYFTIGIFGYLLFGDSVMDDILVNFDQGSSGSTISSLLNDIVRLSYALHLMLVFPLLNFSLRANIDELLFPKRAVLATDNKRFVILTLVLLGFSYVAAIAIPSIWYFFQFMGSTSAVCLAFIFPGIIALRDIHGISTRRDRIIAAAMVILAVVTSTIAISTNICTLVGNKS encoded by the exons ATGGATCCTAGACTTGAAATTGAAGAGTTATCTATAAAATTTTCTCAACGGCAAGGACGGAAGGTTTCTGCAGCTTTTCTAGATGGATGGATGCGGTTCTTTTGTCCACTCTGTCTAATATTCGAACAAATTTTGTTGGTGAATGGCTTGGTAGTTCATCCTATTGGAGTCGAGCTTGGTAAACCTGCTGCTATGGTCTCGGCCGTCAGAATCTCATTAGTACTCTGTGGTGCTATCTACTTCACCATTGGCATTTTCGGGTACCTCCTTTTTGGGGATTCGGTCATGGATGACATACTGGTGAATTTTGATCAAGGTTCTTCTGGTTCAACAATTAGCTCATTACTCAATGACATAGTTAGACTAAGCTATGCGCTCCATTTGATGCTGGTGTTTCCACTTCTCAACTTCTCTTTGAGGGCCAACATCGATGAACTTCTGTTCCCTAAGAGGGCTGTTTTGGCAACAGATAACAAGAGATTTGTCATTCTTACTCTAGTCTTGTTAGGCTTCTCCTACGTTGCCGCAATAGCCATTCCCAGTATATGGTACTTCTTTCAGTTCATGGGATCAACTTCTGCTGTCTGCCTTGCCTTCATCTTCCCAGGCATAATTGCTTTAAG AGATATCCACGGCATTTCAACAAGAAGGGACAGAATAATAGCAGCAGCAATGGTCATTCTAGCTGTTGTGACGAGCACCATAGCTATTTCTACGAATATATGCACGTTAGTTGGAAACAAGTCATAG